From a single Sorghum bicolor cultivar BTx623 chromosome 5, Sorghum_bicolor_NCBIv3, whole genome shotgun sequence genomic region:
- the LOC8076805 gene encoding probable histone H2A variant 1, which yields MEEEPIIDVSWILTGTLCLQFSMGRIHHQLKSRASMHAYVSASAIIYTAAILEYLTAKVLEMASNARKDLKAKSFTPWHLHLANRKNEELDTLIKGTIASGDVIPHIHKAFSNKTAKE from the exons ATGGAGGAGGAACCAATTATC GATGTGTCTTGGATTCTAACTGGTACTTTGTGTTTGCAGTTCTCGATGGGCCGCATCCACCACCAGCTCAAGTCACGTGCCTCCATGCATGCTTATGTCAGCGCTAGTGCCATCATCTACACCGCCGCCATCCTCGAGTACCTCACTGCCAAGGTCCTCGAGATGGCCAGCAATGCTAGAAAGGACCTCAAGGCGAAGAGTTTCACCCCGTGGCACCTGCATCTTGCCAACCGCAAGAACGAGGAGCTCGACACCCTCATCAAGGGCACCATCGCTAGTGGCGACGTCATCCCGCACATCCACAAGGCATTCAGCAACAAGACTGCCAAGGAGTGA